A genomic region of Capra hircus breed San Clemente chromosome 19, ASM170441v1, whole genome shotgun sequence contains the following coding sequences:
- the PLD6 gene encoding mitochondrial cardiolipin hydrolase, with protein MRPLRWQVAVVAAAGLALALETLPTVLRWLWVRRRRRPRREVLFFPSQVTCTEALLRSPGATPSGCPCSLPHGESSLSRLLSALLAARVSLELCLFAFSSPQLGRAVQLLHQRGVRVRVVTDCDYMALNGSQIGLLRKAGIQVRHDQDLGYMHHKFAIVDRRVLITGSLNWTTQAIQNNRENVLIVEDEEYVRLFLEEFERIWEEFDPTRFSFFPQKERAR; from the exons ATGCGGCCGTTACGTTGGCAGGTGGCTGTGGTGGCGGCTGCTGGCCTCGCGCTGGCCTTGGAGACACTGCCCACCGTGCTGCGCTGGCTGTGGGTCAGGCGTCGGCGGCGACCACGGCGCGAGGTGCTGTTTTTCCCATCACAAGTGACCTGCACAGAAGCCCTGCTGCGGTCCCCGGGTGCCACACCCTCGGGCTGCCCGTGTAGCCTGCCCCACGGCGAGAGCTCACTGAGCCGGCTGCTGAGCGCCCTGCTGGCCGCCCGCGTCAGTCTGGAGCTCTGCCTGTTCGCCTTTTCCAGCCCGCAGCTGGGCCGCGCCGTGCAGCTGCTGCACCAGCGCGGGGTGCGCGTCCGCGTGGTCACCGACTGCGACTACATGGCCCTCAACGGCTCGCAGATTGGCCTGCTCCGCAAGGCAG GGATCCAGGTCCGGCACGACCAAGACCTGGGCTATATGCACCACAAGTTCGCCATCGTGGACAGGAGGGTGCTGATCACTGGCTCCCTCAACTGGACCACGCAGGCCATCCAGAACAACAGGGAGAACGTGCTCATCGTGGAGGACGAGGAGTACGTGCGGCTCTTCCTGGAGGAGTTCGAGCGCATCTGGGAGGAGTTCGACCCCACCAggttctccttcttccctcagaAGGAGAGGGCTCGCTGA